Genomic segment of Citrus sinensis cultivar Valencia sweet orange chromosome 7, DVS_A1.0, whole genome shotgun sequence:
GGAAATTAAACTACTTAATCATGCTTTGTGATAAAGAtgtaaaaacttaaaactctTTTCAGTAATATTCCATCTCTATTATTGATTGCATACGTAATAGGATGGGATTTGAATGCACTAGATATATTTGTCTCTTTTTGTACGTTTTCTTATAGATAATGACTAAAGGAGAGCATATTTTTTCCACGCTTCGATTTCCAATACAAGCCATTTTGCATATTCGAAATCCAAGACATTAATTGTCTCccaaaaaaggagaaaagaacATAAGCAGAAACAAAATAACGGAAAATGCAAGGCATCGATTCACATTTGGTGGCAAAGGAGTTTGATGACGCCAAGCAATAAAGTTGATTGGATGATGCATAAGTGCATGCtgaattattgataaaaaactAACCATGCATGTGCCTTCTGATGCTTGCTTTTATATCCAAGTTctttaagtttatttaagcTATTTCTAAAGAAGTTCActgaaaaattttagatttaacttagctaatcaatttatttatcccCTAGGTAAAATGTGAGTATATGGTGATTATCAAAAAGGGTGAACAGAATTTTCACATTAGTAACGTTGCACGTTAGATCAGAACCTTCtactaaaataaatcatgttgcacgatagataaaaatattttagtagaaTAAATCTGTTATCATATAACTAATTATAGCATATTAAATGCCATTAGTATAACTCATACTCAGAAGTTAACACGAGTCAAGAATTAATtcaagtttaatttattagctCAGAAATTATTCTCAGTTGACGTGggatatttttcttatcacCCTCATTATTTGCcgactaatattttttatttgtttcttgtcATTTGATAAATTAGTGTGAACCCGCTTGTACATGAGTTTAGCTCCAGTATCGAAGTCCATGAATTTAACTCATATATACTCAAGAGTTAACTCAATAGTTGAAAGTTACCTCAAGCTTATATTATTAGTCCAATGTTATTCTCAACTGATGAGAGATCTATATTTTCCAATATCATagctgaattttatttttgcttgatGTTATTTAGATACATAGCTTTAAGTTGGAAAATGCTGACTCGCCCAGTAATTTGCACTGAATGAACATAGAAGGTGCTATGCATCCTAGCCATAGATGGCATGCTGATGATGTTATAAGAGAATTAGTACaatatgtttattaatttatatgctCCATCTCATTCCTAAGATAAGATCAAACCCCCTATCCTTCGCTCTGTTATAATcattacaattattaaattaaatcgcTTATAATCATTACAATCTACTGCTTTCTTCTACCATCGtccaatatttttcacttattgacATTCTAATTAATTGCTTATGGTCGGAGATAACTACGAACATAAAACATTTTATGTGAATAAAGATGCTTTAACGTGCTAGTGGAGAGAGTAAGTTTGACATTGTTCTAtcttaaatatcaaattaataattatatatcaacATGTATtctccaaaaattattttcaaatataaatattcttaatttttctattacatacggatttattttttaaacccaattaaaataatttgatattcaGTTATCATAGTTATATATAAGTTATATTTGGCAGGGGAGAATACACTGAAGTTTTTAATGTTTACTATTTTTACCATTTAGTCCctaatctattttaattatccaTTTCAACCCTAATTTACtaacttttttattgttgCCAATCTAATGTAATCTAATGTGATGTATTAATCAAAAGGTATGATAATTTTCAACAGTACACTctgaacaataaaattaaaacatcaaGAAATAAAACATCAAGGAAGTAATGGATAACTCAAATTTGTCGATGATGTAAGTGATAAAAGCGAAAAACAGTAGGGCCCAAAGGtcattttgtttcataaaatattttcttattaatttcagCGCTAATCATGCTGTGGGCTTCCACCATGTCCGCCGCCTTCTATCTATATATAGctcaattaatttcttgaatcATAATCAATAATCTTCTTTCTCCCCAACACTATATATCAAGTTGAAgagtttcaatattttaaaaagagcAAACCAATAACAAAAGCTTCAACATTCCATAGAGTGCCGGTAAAGTATATTAATTCTCCATCTTTGTCTCATATTCGcagtagaaaaaaaatatatttaataataaatatgtgtGATAGAACTATCAATCTTCCTCCTGGTTTCAAATTCTTGCCTACTGATGAAGAGCTTGTGCTTCACTTCCTCTACCCCAAAGCTTCTCTCTTACCTTGTCATCCTAACATCATTCCTGAACTCAATCCTCAGTTGCATGATCCTTGGCAACTCAACGGTTTGTTTTTCagtcctttatttattttgatttggttGAATTCATGCACTGTCAATCTTTAACTTTTAACATTGCTAATGGTTTCAAGTTTTATATTACTATGGAGAGAACAGGCAGAGCTTTGTGTAGTGGAAACAGATGGTATTTTTTCAGCCAAATTGAAGACAAAAGAGTAACAGGAAATGGGTATTGGAAGCAATTGGATTTTGAAGAGCCTGTTATTAATAGTGCTGGAAAGAAGATTGgaatgaagaaatattttgttttctgtgtTGGTGAAGCTCCACTTGGTGTAGAAACCAATTGGATTATGCAGGAGTATCATCTTTGCAGCTGTGGCGCTAGTGCTAACAAATCTTACAAAAGAAGAGGAAATCGTATACTAGTAAGTGAGGTACATGTTAGCCTGTAatttttctcatctttttctgGTTTTTAGATATTACGAAAACTGTATGGAGTAAATGGTATATgttgatttattaatataaaattttaataaatctaaattgaACTAAATACATGTATagtgatattaatttttgttgtgaATGTAGGGTTGCTGCAAATGGGTCTTATGTCGAGTTTATGAGGAAGACGGAAATTCAAAAGGTTTCTGCCatggagatgatgatgatgatgacaatgGAACTGAGCTTTCTTGTTTAGATGAAATGTTTTTGTCATTAGATGATGATCTAACTGATGTAAGttttccaaattaattaaataggtCGATATGTTTTACAGTTTACTTAAGCTGCTACTAGCTATGTTTTTTCCCTACCTATGTAAATAAGTGAAATAAACTATGATACTTTCCGATAGCCTGTTGTTTGTGTCGTTCTTGCTAACTATAACTACTTTTATCCGTTATCAATTTAGCTAGAGGATATTtattcatataaattaatttaacatgtTATCAGTCTTGAACTTGCTTCACACAATTAGAAGGTTTCCAATTAAAATTGTACACTATTAATTACTGGCACGCCTCTCCACTACAGCCATAGCATCGGTTTCAGATTAGCATATGGCCTTAATTAATTGGTAAGGATAGTCCTCGTCCATTGTCCTGTGGTGTAATAGTTAGAGATTTTGATGTCATTTTTAAAGGATGCTTTTGTTGGTTTTAGCAAAATTCCCAATTATGCTTATTTTCAATAAGCTTTTTATCTAGAAATTTGATTTGCCTTTCATAAGGGATATATAGCTTTTATCTGGCTTGAGAAGAGTTCAACAATTGCTATTACATGCCTTGCAAACTCTTAATCCGACTCTCATACATAGTGTACgtctttaatatttaattaagtgGTTGAATTCTTAATGAATGATGTATACATAAGAGTGTAATTTACATAAGATCCATGGAcctgaataatttctttttctaattttattatgatggCAACACAATTccttgtttattaaaaaaatactcaaTCTGCATctacgattttttttttttgtctcttaaaattttattatttaaaacaaataaagagaaaattttggcCCTAGCTTTTATCCCATGTAATCTAACATATAACATGTTCACAAATATCAGGTGATTCAAGATTAGCATATTAACAAGGGAAGCTGACACTGACGCTCACAAGGTTTGTATGGTCATATAGACCTCTTTGTTATAATTACATTGCATATTATAAAGCACATCTGCCTTTCGCAATGCTGCAGAGCTTTGTCCATACCCTTTACAACACTGTATAACCCCTTTATATAGAGTAAGGACATCCAATCCTGAGTAGTACTCTATATAGatataatttgaaaacaatGCTATTCTTAAAATaccatattataaatatttgggATCGAaaagacaattttatcctccaaattttatgatatacGACAAATTTAGATAAGTTTgtatataatttcaattttgtccCTTGAACATTGGAGTAACAATGGTAAcgaaaatattgtaaaattgtaagattttgtaaagatataataataaagtattaCCCCATATTTTTTGCactcatttgtttttttgtatttCCTAAAATAGAGAAGCAACAATAGTtctttatattgttaattaattgagtgATGATAAACTCTTGTACAAGCTAATGTGGCATAAATTTATTGGATCCAtgaaaatacaatataatatatagaaaCAAATTAGCTAAGTGTTTAATctaactaattaaatcatgtCACACcagtttgtataaaataagtttagttAAGAGTTTGTAACTCGATCATTACTCTAATTAATATGTAGGAGCAaatattagttaaatatacAATTAGTTATGGAACACATATAAAAGTGTTGGTTTAAGTCTCATTAAAAATGcacaaaaaaatgataaaattagagAGACTTTATTacattagaatttttttttatatgagaCAACTTCTTTGAAaactaattttcattaataatttagaaaaagaaacatgTTATATATTCTGGCTGAATCAATTAAAGTCACATTCAAACTCCGTATTttgcactaaaaaaaaaaatagggaaAAATTCGCATTTTGTgaatttacaaaagaaaagcatGTGGCAGAAGTGGAGCCCAATTACCACTAATTTAGGTGATGCTGtgaattttcaaaacttttaaacAGAAACCTCTGCATGTGCATGGTTTCCTTTTAGAATGTGTTTAGGTTGGCCATCctttttcatattatatatttttcttttgaagttATGTTCTGTAATGGCTGGCTGCTTGCCTTCTGGCAGATTGGCACAAACCTGAGAgcacttttcaaattttatcaagCATATATGATCGCTTTGCCTAGCATATTGTCATCTCTGTTGTAAGcttgtataatttatatttctcatTCCACTAAATTTGGGAAAACTTTGAAGACTCTGgatgtcaattaattaattgaatgataTGTGTACAATTctgcttattttatttttatggtgAATGATATTGtcatgtgattttttttattattttatcattttaatattattcataaaaaatcataaaattatgtgATCGCGTGTTTAAGTGCTCATTATTGGATACTCGTACTCAGAAGATCAGTTCAAAAGTTCCAGAGGTAACCAGAATCATCTATGAGATCGTGCGATCGAAACGTCACTTTCTCCATAGACTATAGCTTTCTCTTCCTTGCTATAATTTCAGCATTTTTGTTGCTTGGTTATGGCGTGGCAGCTGCTGCCTTGTGCCACAAAATAAAGATGTACATGATAATTAAAGTAAACTTTCAAAAAGTTCGATCGGTGCTTGCTTAGCTTAGCATTTTGTCACACAAGCTGTAAGCTTTCAAACATTATATACGTATAATCAATAAGTTGCTTCTAAATTTAGTCGTTTACTTATCAATAAAAGTATTATTGCCGTATCATTATATTTCTTCGGACGATTAGAACTTAAAATGGAAAGACTTACGATTAATCATGTCTCAAGAGAGAGCACGTTAATTTCTGTATTAActcttttaaaagattttagttATCTTACATAACTCAATAATTTATGAGTTATTTTatgaaacaataattattaagaatgttatcagttattatttttttaaaaaatcaatagcaATCTACATATATTACCATATGAAGTCAATAGGTCTACCAAGACCAGTTTATAATTCTGCTCCTACTAATATTTAGAGAGAGACATATCTTCTCAGGTTCAACAAAGGATCGAAAGGctaaaaaatgttataattcAACACGCGCCTAGAAACTGTAACAACATTGCCCATAGTTTAGCTAGTTTAGcttcaaattttgataatcCAGAAATTTGGATGGGACCTGCCCACCCCACCTTTTGTATTTATTCTCTTAGTTTATGAATGAATGTTATACTTacctattatttaaaaaaaaaaaagagagagagagataccTATCTTCACACAATTGTGTGAGAATAAATATTTGAGTCATTATAGAGATTTGCATTACTGCCCTAAAAAAAGTTGATATAAGACACAAGCCGCAACACTAAGTCAAGGCCTTAGTGGcattattagttaattataaatgtacTTTGGTTAATTTCAGTTTACAACCCCTTTCATATTATTTAGATTGTGCCTCCTTTGCTAACTCAAGGGAGatatttaatcaaatcaattagATTATATCACAtcagtttatacaaaataagttatataagaatttataattctatcattgctttaatttatatgtatgAGCAGatattgtttaaatataaaattagttatagAACAAATACAAAAGAGCTAGTTTTAAATCTCATTATGTATACAAAaacgtaaaaaaaaatgataaacttAGAGAGAGTTTCttacattataaaaaaatcagaaaaaaatattattttgtaagagaaaattttctaagaattaatttttattgataatttagTAAAAGAAACATGTTATATACTCTGGCTGAATCAATTTAAGTCACATTCAAACTCTGTGTATTTTGAGCTAAAATAAGAACAAAGGGAAAAATTGTGAagaaacaaattcttttaGCTAATTAGCTTACGGTGGCatttttgtcaatttacaaaagaaaagcatGTGTTAGAAGTGGAGCGAAAGTACCACTAAGGTGATGACTCGGATGCTGTGAATTATGAAAGCTACTTTTAAACAGAAACCTCACTTGCATGGCATGATGGCCTTTTAGAATATGTCTAGGTAGGTCATCCTTTTATATAGTTTACTTTTGAAGTTATGTTCTGTAATGGCTGGTTGAATGCCTTCTGGACTGGCACATAGCTGAaagcactttttaaattttttagattttatcaaGGTTGTACGATTGCTTAGCCTAGCTTCCATTGCCATCTTCTGTTGTAAGCTTGTATTTTATGTACCTCATTTCGGTAAATTTGGAAGAACTTTCAAGGATCTGGCTGTCAATTAATAAATCGAATAATATAAGCAATGATTTAGTAGGTGTCCAtgttaaatgtcaattttaTGGTTAGTGATGCCATTACGTGATAGCATGGTTtgattaatcaataattttaatattattcacagaaaattataaaatcatatacGGGTTCGGATAATGATAGGATCTGTTTCAAAAGTTGTATGGCAGCAAGGATGTAACCAGAATCATCTATGAGATCATGAATCGAAAGGTCACTCACTCTATGGAACATATCCTACTCTTGCTTGCTTTAATTTGAGCCTTTATCTTTGCTTATTTATGGCGTGGCGGCCGCTGCCTTGTGCcacaaaataaagatataCATGGCCATTAAAGTGAAGTTTCAAAAAGTTCGAACAGTGCTTGCTTAGCTTGGCATTTGTCACAAAAGCGGTAAGCTTTCATACATTCTTACATATGATATTATCAATAAGTTGCTTCCAGATTTAGTCGTTCACTTACCAGTAAAGTGTTATTgtcttatcattatttttcttttgacgGTTAGAACTTAAAACAGAAAGAattaggtggcgtttgtttttttatctgaaatctgaatagatctgaattagtctgaattttgaataggtctgaatgtctgaatctgaataatatgtttattttttcgttTGAATTtcgaaaaataagtattaagtttttttttcaacttaaaaagctgaaaatatatatttttacatttgtatccttattaaatttgaatgtcaaataaataatatattaaataccacaatattttaacatttataagtaaaactatattcaaatgaatacataattattttagaattttaatatataaaataccataaattttaaattttatcgtatataatataagaaataaaaaacaaagatatttttatgtggggtaaatatCTATGGGTGATTTTTgagatagacatgaaaaataaattataaaacagggatatttttgacattagcaagtaattgacttaattcagatttctgcattaagtaaaaagccaaaaaaattagcttattttattaagtcaaaattatctaaaaagtctcattaagttataaaaacaaacacctctaattaacttaattaattaagttaagtcactttaagtcattaagttaaaaaataaacgccACCTTACTATTAATCACATCAGTGCTAGAGTGAGTACGTTTCAgtgttaattcttttaaaaagattttagtTATCCTACGTAACTCAATAAATTTAGGAGTTATTTTATGATATTCATTTAATCCTTATTTTTGAGGTTAGTGTATGTTTAGtcactatatttttaaaaataccttatTTAGTCTTtgctattaaattattgacatgcTCAccgttaatttttatttattttaacttgcttttacaatattactctCCTAAAACATTATCCTCTTATAATATGTCTCTTTGTTTTAGacattaatgaaaagaaaaaaattaaattatcaatttaaccccaaaataaaaataaaaataaaaaggatatatatgaatttttgtGGGAGCTCACAtatgtccaaaaaaataatattgtaaaaaattaaattactatttttttggacattaataaaaaataatatattaattcctCAGTAaagtgttccacaaaaattaatatatattcttttgtttctattttttattttttagaattaaattaataatttaatttttttctttttattaatgtccaaaaaaataaaacattattgtaagaaGGGTGTCAATAGTTATTTACATCATTATCggttctttttttaaaaaaaaatccgtTAGAATCTACatctattataaaatagaCTTACCGAGATTAGATCAAAATTCCACtccctctaatttttggaTTGAGATCCTCTCTTGATTTGAGCACTCTTGATCTTTTACAGATCTTGTGCCACCTGTATTTTAGTATTAATGAATGGTttatatttaactattttttctttttcatttattaatcacCAATCATACTAATAGCACATGCTTAGATAAAGATCAGATCAGGAGAGGATCCTGATCCCTAATTTTTAGAGAGATATCTACTTTCACACAATTATAAGGAATAAATATTTGAGTCCCTATGCATTCCCTCAACAAAGTTGTTCAAGGACTCAAGGCTAATTTGTGAATTAAGCCTCCCTGCTAATTCAGAGAGATTATCTTATCTAGCAACCGTCACCGAAGGAAAAGTAGGatatttcccttttttttatttttcaaattttattgtttaattttgtttctctcctttatttttctacagATGGCGTCTAAATGGAGATTGacaaaatttcatttgtatGGAAGTGTTTAAATGCATCAATCATGTGCATGAAAATTAACCTGCACTCAAGCAagtattttattgaaaagaaaataaaagagaaaatgccGAGAAAATATGatccaaaaaaattgttctactttaaaattttttaatgttagaTCTGAATAGTGTGAGATGGGCTGTGATGACGGTATTGACACTGCATTAATTAGTGGAGATGGAAAACGAGTTCGTTCTCCCGGCCCGATCCAATTTtgatctttcaatttttatgtcCGGTTTAGACGGTTTTCAATGGATCAAGTGCCTTCCTTGTATTGATGTCAATGGACCGGGTTCGGGGTGGGGATCATGATCCCCGAACCCAAACAGAATTTGGCAGCTGTGTCCCAAACCCgttccataaaaaaattgtaattgaaGATAGTTCGGGTATGTCTccgaaattttttgaattgaatgGAGATTAAAACGGGAATCcaattctcatttttttaaaataacaatttataattattccaatcccctttttttcaaaaaaattaataattttgacaaccTCCagatttagaaataaaattacaaatgatcaaattttatatgacaaatcaaaataattttaagccTTCAACATAAACTTGCAGTAGATTCTAAATAACCATCACCATTGATGCATATGCTAAGATTCTTCATAAATCtataacaagataaaaataataataaaataaaaacatgtttttacaatttaacttaataaatacttgacagaataatataaattaaaactataCACTTCTACAGCCTCTATACTAGTTTCAATCTCTGCCTCTTAATCAAGAATCTTGGCATATACCTGAGAGGTCAGTGCcgcatttaattaaaaaagtacaaattaaaaccaaaatcaaattagttattagttaatttaaataaataaaaaatataaaaattaaaatgcaaacCATATACCTCCACAAAGAGCacatctaattaaaaaagtacaaattaaaacca
This window contains:
- the LOC102628071 gene encoding NAC domain-containing protein 104-like isoform X1, whose product is MCDRTINLPPGFKFLPTDEELVLHFLYPKASLLPCHPNIIPELNPQLHDPWQLNGRALCSGNRWYFFSQIEDKRVTGNGYWKQLDFEEPVINSAGKKIGMKKYFVFCVGEAPLGVETNWIMQEYHLCSCGASANKSYKRRGNRILVSEGCCKWVLCRVYEEDGNSKGFCHGDDDDDDNGTELSCLDEMFLSLDDDLTDVSFPN
- the LOC102628071 gene encoding NAC domain-containing protein 104-like isoform X2; translated protein: MCDRTINLPPGFKFLPTDEELVLHFLYPKASLLPCHPNIIPELNPQLHDPWQLNGRALCSGNRWYFFSQIEDKRVTGNGYWKQLDFEEPVINSAGKKIGMKKYFVFCVGEAPLGVETNWIMQEYHLCSCGASANKSYKRRGNRILVSEGCCKWVLCRVYEEDGNSKGFCHGDDDDDDNGTELSCLDEMFLSLDDDLTDVIQD
- the LOC102628071 gene encoding NAC domain-containing protein 104-like isoform X3; its protein translation is MCDRTINLPPGFKFLPTDEELVLHFLYPKASLLPCHPNIIPELNPQLHDPWQLNGRALCSGNRWYFFSQIEDKRVTGNGYWKQLDFEEPVINSAGKKIGMKKYFVFCVGEAPLGVETNWIMQEYHLCSCGASANKSYKRRGNRILGCCKWVLCRVYEEDGNSKGFCHGDDDDDDNGTELSCLDEMFLSLDDDLTDVSFPN